The following are from one region of the Hymenobacter sp. YIM 151858-1 genome:
- the rpmC gene encoding 50S ribosomal protein L29 encodes MKNAEIRALSIEDLKEQINKEQSNAQTLRFAHAISPLENPTRIKHGRRNIARLLTELKRREQEQNS; translated from the coding sequence ATGAAAAACGCTGAAATCCGCGCCCTTTCGATCGAGGATCTGAAAGAGCAAATCAACAAGGAGCAGTCGAACGCACAAACTTTGCGTTTCGCACACGCTATTTCACCGCTCGAAAACCCGACCCGCATCAAGCATGGCCGTCGGAACATCGCACGCTTGCTCACTGAGCTGAAGCGCCGCGAGCAGGAGCAAAACTCGTAG
- the rpsQ gene encoding 30S ribosomal protein S17 produces the protein MANNAEQQGAATVERNLRKERIGRVVSNKMDKTITVVVESKMKHPIYGKFVSKSTKFVAHDENNECGEGDTVRIMETRPLSKRKRWRLVEIVERAK, from the coding sequence ATGGCAAACAACGCAGAACAGCAGGGCGCCGCTACGGTAGAGCGTAACCTGCGCAAAGAGCGTATCGGCCGCGTGGTAAGCAACAAGATGGATAAAACCATCACTGTTGTGGTCGAAAGCAAAATGAAGCACCCGATTTACGGCAAATTCGTGTCGAAATCGACCAAATTCGTCGCCCACGACGAAAATAACGAGTGTGGCGAAGGAGATACGGTGCGCATCATGGAAACCCGCCCGCTGAGCAAGCGCAAGCGGTGGCGTTTGGTAGAAATCGTAGAGCGAGCCAAGTAA
- the rplN gene encoding 50S ribosomal protein L14: protein MIQQESRLTVADNSGAKEVLCIRVLGGTGKKYATVGDKIVVAIKSAIPSGNAKKGAVSKAVVVRTKKEIRRKDGSYIRFDDNAAVLLNNNDEPRGTRIFGPVARELREKQFMKIVSLAPEVL, encoded by the coding sequence ATGATCCAGCAAGAATCCCGTCTGACGGTAGCCGACAACAGCGGCGCCAAGGAAGTACTTTGCATCCGTGTCCTTGGCGGCACAGGTAAAAAGTATGCTACGGTAGGTGACAAGATCGTCGTGGCTATCAAATCGGCCATTCCTTCAGGTAATGCTAAGAAGGGTGCCGTGTCGAAAGCCGTGGTAGTTCGCACGAAGAAAGAAATTCGTCGCAAAGACGGTTCGTACATTCGCTTCGACGATAACGCCGCCGTTTTGCTAAATAACAACGACGAGCCTCGCGGCACGCGTATCTTCGGTCCTGTGGCCCGCGAACTGCGCGAAAAGCAGTTTATGAAGATCGTTTCGCTGGCTCCTGAAGTTCTCTAA
- the rplE gene encoding 50S ribosomal protein L5: MARLKEIYNKEIRQQLQEKFQFKSTMQVPRITKICINRGIGKAVADKKLVDNGVEELTTITGQKAVPTIAKRSVSNFKLREGMPIGARVTLRGEQMYEFLDRLLTIALPRVRDFKGISDKGFDGRGNYTLGIKEQIIFPEISIDKIKEISGMDITFVTTAENDEQSYELLRAFGMPFANAKK; encoded by the coding sequence ATGGCTCGACTAAAAGAGATTTATAATAAGGAGATTCGCCAGCAACTGCAGGAGAAATTCCAGTTTAAGAGCACCATGCAGGTGCCGCGCATTACTAAGATCTGCATCAACCGCGGTATTGGTAAAGCGGTAGCTGATAAAAAGCTCGTTGACAACGGCGTAGAAGAGCTGACGACTATAACTGGTCAGAAAGCTGTTCCGACCATCGCTAAGCGTTCGGTATCGAACTTTAAGCTGCGCGAAGGTATGCCGATCGGTGCCCGCGTTACTTTGCGCGGTGAGCAGATGTACGAGTTCCTCGACCGTCTGCTGACGATAGCTCTGCCCCGCGTACGCGACTTCAAGGGCATCAGCGATAAAGGCTTTGATGGGCGTGGTAATTACACGCTGGGCATCAAAGAGCAAATCATCTTCCCGGAAATTTCGATCGATAAGATTAAGGAAATCTCCGGTATGGATATCACCTTCGTGACGACGGCTGAGAACGACGAGCAGAGCTACGAATTGCTCCGCGCCTTCGGTATGCCGTTCGCCAACGCCAAGAAATAA
- the rpsN gene encoding 30S ribosomal protein S14 has protein sequence MAKESIKARERKREALVARFAEKRKALKAAGDYEALDKLPRNASPVRLHNRCKLTGRPRGYMRKFGISRVTFREMASAGKIPGVTKASW, from the coding sequence ATGGCTAAAGAATCCATCAAAGCAAGAGAGCGGAAGCGCGAAGCCCTGGTAGCTCGTTTCGCTGAAAAGCGTAAAGCTCTGAAGGCTGCTGGCGACTACGAAGCGCTGGACAAACTACCCCGCAACGCTTCGCCCGTACGTCTGCACAACCGCTGCAAACTAACCGGTCGTCCGCGTGGCTACATGCGCAAGTTTGGCATCAGCCGCGTAACGTTCCGGGAAATGGCTTCGGCCGGCAAAATTCCCGGCGTAACAAAAGCCAGCTGGTAG
- the rpsH gene encoding 30S ribosomal protein S8 — protein sequence MNTDPIADYLTRVRNAIKANHRVVEIPANKIKKEITKVLYEKGYIQSYRFDDSAVQGTIKIALKYHPVTKKPAIQKLERISTPGLRTYAHVENLPRVLSGLGIAILSTSKGVMTEKEARTQNVGGEVLCYVY from the coding sequence ATGAACACAGATCCGATTGCCGACTACCTGACCCGGGTACGCAACGCCATCAAGGCCAACCACCGGGTAGTTGAGATTCCGGCCAACAAAATCAAAAAGGAAATCACGAAAGTACTCTACGAGAAAGGGTACATTCAGAGCTACCGTTTTGATGACTCGGCAGTACAGGGCACGATCAAAATCGCGCTGAAGTACCACCCCGTGACGAAGAAGCCCGCCATCCAGAAGCTGGAGCGGATTAGCACCCCGGGCCTGCGCACGTACGCCCACGTTGAAAACCTGCCGCGCGTGCTGAGCGGTCTGGGCATTGCCATCCTGTCGACCTCGAAAGGGGTAATGACGGAGAAGGAAGCTCGCACCCAGAACGTAGGCGGCGAGGTGCTGTGCTACGTGTACTAA
- the rplF gene encoding 50S ribosomal protein L6 yields the protein MSRIGKLPISLPSGVQVSVDNDNTITVKGPKGELKTAVDRDITVRSEDNTVVVERPTEQKRHKAMHGLYRALLNNMVTGVSTGYTHQLELVGVGFKATATGSTLELALGYSHNIFLALPKEVTATAVTEKGKNPIITLTSIDKELIGQVAAKIRSLRKVEPYKGKGVRFVGEQIRRKAGKTASK from the coding sequence ATGTCCCGCATTGGTAAACTCCCGATCAGCCTGCCCTCGGGCGTGCAGGTATCGGTTGATAACGACAACACCATCACGGTTAAGGGCCCCAAAGGGGAACTGAAAACCGCTGTCGACCGCGACATCACGGTACGCTCCGAAGATAACACCGTAGTCGTAGAACGTCCTACCGAGCAAAAGCGTCACAAGGCCATGCACGGCCTCTACCGCGCCCTGCTCAACAACATGGTAACCGGTGTGAGCACCGGCTACACGCACCAGCTGGAACTGGTGGGCGTAGGTTTCAAGGCTACCGCTACCGGCTCGACGCTGGAGTTGGCCCTGGGATACTCGCACAACATCTTCCTGGCGCTGCCGAAAGAAGTAACCGCCACGGCCGTTACCGAAAAAGGTAAGAACCCGATCATCACCCTGACCAGCATCGACAAGGAACTCATCGGCCAAGTAGCCGCTAAGATCCGTTCGCTGCGCAAGGTTGAGCCCTACAAAGGCAAAGGTGTGCGCTTCGTTGGTGAGCAGATTCGTCGTAAGGCTGGTAAGACTGCCTCGAAATAA
- the rplR gene encoding 50S ribosomal protein L18 encodes MAFNKTERRLRIKRHIRTKVSGTAERPRLSVFRSNKGIYAQIIDDTAGRTLVAASSKNVTAGDSPVATAAAVGKELATRATAAGITSVVFDRSGYLYHGRVKSLAEGAREGGLNF; translated from the coding sequence ATGGCTTTTAATAAAACTGAGAGAAGACTCCGGATCAAGCGCCATATCCGCACGAAAGTGTCGGGTACCGCTGAGCGCCCCCGCCTGTCGGTGTTCCGCAGCAACAAGGGCATCTATGCCCAGATTATCGACGACACGGCTGGCCGTACGCTGGTAGCTGCTTCGTCGAAGAACGTGACGGCTGGCGACTCGCCGGTAGCTACGGCTGCTGCCGTAGGCAAAGAGCTGGCCACGCGGGCCACGGCTGCCGGCATCACGTCGGTAGTATTCGACCGCTCGGGTTACCTCTACCACGGTCGTGTTAAATCATTGGCAGAAGGTGCCCGCGAAGGCGGCCTGAATTTCTAA
- the rpsE gene encoding 30S ribosomal protein S5, with the protein MREQNKPTAKTTESDLKEKVVAINRVAKVVKGGRRFSFSAIVVVGDGAGTVGYGLGKANEVTDAIAKAIDDAKKNLVKVPLYKHTVPHVMEGKYSGGYVLVQPAAAGTGVIAGGAMRAVFESAGIKDVLAKSKGSSNPHNVVKATFDALNKMRDPMQIAQQRGISLAKVFNG; encoded by the coding sequence ATGCGCGAGCAAAATAAACCCACGGCGAAGACCACGGAGTCGGACCTAAAGGAAAAAGTAGTTGCCATCAACCGCGTAGCGAAGGTGGTAAAAGGTGGTCGTCGCTTTAGCTTCTCGGCCATCGTAGTAGTAGGTGACGGCGCTGGTACGGTAGGCTACGGCCTAGGCAAAGCCAACGAAGTTACGGACGCCATTGCTAAAGCCATTGACGATGCCAAGAAGAACCTGGTGAAGGTGCCGCTGTACAAGCACACTGTTCCTCACGTGATGGAAGGCAAGTACTCTGGTGGCTACGTGCTGGTTCAGCCAGCTGCTGCTGGTACGGGCGTAATTGCCGGTGGTGCTATGCGTGCCGTGTTCGAAAGCGCCGGCATTAAAGACGTATTAGCTAAATCGAAAGGTTCGTCAAACCCCCACAACGTGGTTAAGGCTACTTTCGATGCCCTAAACAAGATGCGCGACCCGATGCAGATTGCACAGCAGCGCGGCATCTCTCTCGCCAAAGTATTCAACGGCTAA
- the rpmD gene encoding 50S ribosomal protein L30: MARIQIKQVRSIIDRPERQKRTMQALGLNKIGAVREVENTPAIAGMVAKVGHLIEVTEL; this comes from the coding sequence ATGGCACGGATCCAAATCAAGCAAGTGCGCAGCATTATTGACCGCCCTGAGCGTCAGAAGCGCACCATGCAGGCCCTTGGCCTGAACAAGATCGGCGCAGTACGTGAGGTTGAAAATACCCCTGCTATTGCCGGCATGGTAGCCAAAGTTGGCCACCTGATTGAAGTAACCGAACTGTAG
- the rplO gene encoding 50S ribosomal protein L15 yields the protein MNLSNLKPAEGSVRNNKRLGRGEGSTRGGTSTRGHKGAKSRSGFSKKIGFEGGQMPLQRRVPKFGFKNINRVEYKGINLDVLQALNEKSSAATMDVAYFVQHGLVSKNAKIKVLGRGELTAAVEVHAHAFSQSAIEAIEKAGGKAVTL from the coding sequence ATGAATCTCAGCAATCTTAAGCCCGCTGAAGGCTCGGTACGCAATAACAAGCGTCTGGGCCGTGGTGAAGGCTCGACCCGTGGCGGTACTTCGACGCGTGGCCACAAGGGCGCCAAGTCGCGTTCGGGCTTCTCTAAGAAGATCGGCTTCGAAGGCGGCCAAATGCCCCTGCAGCGCCGTGTACCGAAGTTTGGCTTCAAGAACATCAACCGCGTAGAGTATAAGGGCATCAACCTTGATGTACTCCAGGCACTGAACGAGAAATCGTCGGCAGCTACGATGGATGTTGCTTACTTCGTTCAACACGGTCTGGTGTCGAAAAACGCCAAGATCAAAGTTCTCGGCCGTGGCGAATTGACCGCTGCTGTAGAAGTACACGCTCATGCTTTCTCCCAATCGGCTATTGAAGCCATTGAGAAGGCAGGTGGCAAAGCTGTGACCCTGTAA
- the secY gene encoding preprotein translocase subunit SecY: MNKFITTIKNIFAIEDLRTRILNTLFFIAIYRLGSYVVLPGVDPSRLDNKSGGIFGILDTLLGGAFSHASIFALGIMPYISASIVLQLLTIAVPYFQKLQKEGESGRKKINQYTRLLTIPIVMAQSIGFIATINQDALVNPGMFFTVSTMIILTAGTLFCMWLGEKITDKGIGNGISMIIMIGIVSRFPGAILGEAAAKGMRGSLIFLIELAVLFFVVMGVIILTQAVRRIPVQYAKQVGGVSQLNAQRQFIPLKVNAAGVMPIIFAQSLMFIPAIVASAWQQDSETATYIGQKFSDYTSWQYNLVFGILIVLFTYFYTAISVNPKQIADDLKRSGGFVPGVKPGDATSEYIDEVLTHITLPGALALALIAIFPAIALLFGVTRPFSAFYGGTSLIIMVGVVLDTMNQIESYLLMRHYDGMMKTGKLKGRTQNIALAS; the protein is encoded by the coding sequence ATGAACAAGTTTATCACGACGATTAAGAACATTTTTGCGATTGAGGATCTGCGTACGCGGATTCTCAATACGCTTTTTTTCATCGCCATTTACCGGCTGGGTTCTTACGTTGTGCTGCCGGGCGTTGATCCGTCCCGTCTCGACAATAAGTCGGGCGGGATTTTCGGCATACTCGATACCCTGCTTGGTGGTGCGTTCAGTCACGCATCGATCTTCGCTTTGGGGATCATGCCTTATATCTCTGCTTCGATCGTATTGCAACTGCTAACAATTGCAGTGCCTTACTTTCAGAAATTGCAGAAGGAGGGAGAGTCTGGACGCAAAAAGATCAACCAATACACGCGCTTGCTCACAATTCCTATTGTGATGGCACAGTCTATTGGCTTTATCGCCACCATCAATCAGGATGCGCTCGTCAATCCGGGAATGTTCTTCACGGTTTCGACGATGATAATTCTCACCGCTGGCACACTCTTTTGTATGTGGCTCGGTGAAAAAATCACTGATAAAGGAATTGGCAACGGTATTTCCATGATCATTATGATCGGTATCGTTTCCCGTTTTCCTGGCGCCATTCTGGGTGAGGCTGCAGCCAAGGGCATGCGCGGCTCATTGATTTTCCTGATTGAGCTTGCTGTCCTGTTCTTTGTTGTGATGGGTGTTATCATCCTAACGCAGGCAGTTCGGCGCATACCTGTTCAATATGCCAAGCAAGTAGGCGGTGTTAGCCAGCTCAATGCTCAACGCCAGTTCATTCCTCTCAAGGTGAATGCAGCGGGGGTAATGCCGATCATCTTTGCTCAATCATTGATGTTCATTCCTGCTATCGTTGCTTCAGCTTGGCAACAGGACAGCGAAACAGCGACGTACATCGGTCAAAAGTTTTCGGACTATACCTCCTGGCAGTACAATCTGGTGTTCGGAATTCTAATAGTTCTGTTCACTTATTTCTATACTGCCATCAGCGTAAATCCGAAACAAATAGCCGACGATTTGAAGCGTAGTGGCGGTTTTGTCCCGGGTGTGAAGCCAGGCGACGCTACCTCTGAATACATCGACGAGGTGTTAACGCACATTACTCTTCCTGGTGCGCTGGCATTGGCTCTGATAGCAATCTTTCCGGCTATTGCATTGCTGTTTGGAGTTACTCGCCCCTTCTCTGCTTTTTACGGTGGCACTTCTCTTATCATCATGGTAGGTGTTGTGCTTGATACCATGAATCAGATAGAAAGCTATTTGCTCATGCGTCACTATGATGGTATGATGAAGACTGGCAAGCTGAAAGGTCGCACGCAAAACATTGCGTTGGCTTCCTAA
- the map gene encoding type I methionyl aminopeptidase produces MILYKTEEEIEMIRASADVLARTHGEIAGMIREGITTRELDRRAEEFIRDHGALPSFKGYNDFPFSLCISPNSVVVHGFPGDHVLKSGDVISVDCGVKLNGYHSDSAYTYPVGEVKPEVTALLEATKQSLYEGIEQAVAGNRMGDVGYAIQNYVEKRGFSVVRELVGHGIGKSLHERPEVPNYGKRGAGLKLQSGLVIAIEPMVNLGTKFVVQEKDGWTIRTKDRQPSAHFEHTVVVRQNKAEILTSFAYIEKALQQTSQPYGQTIID; encoded by the coding sequence ATGATACTCTACAAGACCGAAGAGGAAATTGAAATGATTCGAGCCAGCGCTGATGTGCTGGCTCGAACTCATGGAGAAATTGCGGGCATGATCCGCGAAGGAATTACTACGCGCGAACTTGACCGTCGCGCCGAAGAGTTCATTCGGGACCATGGCGCGCTACCTTCATTTAAGGGGTACAATGACTTCCCGTTTAGCTTGTGCATCTCGCCGAACTCGGTGGTGGTGCACGGCTTTCCTGGCGACCATGTGCTCAAAAGTGGCGATGTTATCTCGGTAGACTGTGGCGTAAAGCTTAACGGTTATCATAGTGACAGCGCTTACACCTACCCGGTAGGGGAGGTTAAACCGGAAGTAACGGCTCTGCTCGAAGCCACCAAGCAATCATTGTATGAGGGCATAGAGCAGGCAGTAGCTGGCAACCGAATGGGTGATGTTGGCTACGCTATCCAGAACTACGTTGAAAAGCGCGGCTTTTCGGTGGTAAGGGAACTTGTAGGACACGGCATTGGTAAGAGCCTGCACGAGCGTCCGGAAGTCCCTAACTACGGCAAACGTGGGGCTGGCCTGAAACTGCAGAGCGGCCTGGTTATCGCGATTGAACCAATGGTGAATCTAGGAACCAAGTTTGTGGTGCAGGAAAAGGACGGCTGGACAATCCGGACCAAAGACCGGCAACCCTCGGCGCACTTCGAGCATACCGTGGTGGTTCGCCAAAACAAAGCG